In Archangium violaceum, the following are encoded in one genomic region:
- a CDS encoding PilZ domain-containing protein has protein sequence MSELRAFPRHSHRLVVRLRGMLPVRTHDVSDGGFQADMLQPLHRGSTVRGSLTLDGEELPFEGEVVWIRVEGGGPTVRGRYGVRFTSGAEGFRQRFQTWRRRQGHRMVRWFT, from the coding sequence ATGTCCGAGCTCCGTGCCTTCCCGCGTCATTCCCATCGGCTCGTCGTCCGGCTGCGGGGGATGCTGCCCGTGCGCACCCACGACGTGTCCGACGGCGGCTTCCAGGCGGACATGCTCCAACCCCTGCACCGGGGGAGCACCGTGCGGGGCTCGCTCACCCTGGACGGCGAGGAGCTCCCCTTCGAGGGCGAGGTCGTGTGGATCAGGGTGGAGGGAGGCGGCCCCACCGTGCGCGGCCGTTACGGCGTGCGCTTCACCTCCGGAGCCGAGGGCTTCCGCCAGCGCTTCCAGACGTGGCGGCGTCGACAGGGCCACAGGATGGTGCGCTGGTTCACGTAA
- a CDS encoding metallophosphoesterase, translating to MSIPRIEAALARATEAAARGPHSAPPDGHPRSRHLAIGDPQADITRFFALLDRHGLLGSDGRLLPEVQLVSVGDHFDWGKAHERDAVATSASRLVAWMASHPADQAVLLLGNHDLGRVGELSGFTDARFAAAQVEADLIYQGDHTDEARERDFLSRYPEVPNVELVARDFGTFREVQRDWVAYLLRAGRFRVAHAAADDLLVLHAGVTREDLLTAGMPESLQARAPAVADTLNRVLDTAVAAWKQGPFSIPGLYQPGSATYGEGRGIFYQRPSLQPEDAAHRVATPRRRFDPHRLPPGLVQVVGHTRDKRSRELLSLPLEEMRDGVLRHLVTNGTSLHYRPGTPPPTGPGEAVLVFTDGGMRESPLELFELFDLDTRAPARPHEATHQGGQG from the coding sequence GTGAGCATCCCCCGCATCGAGGCCGCCCTGGCCCGCGCCACCGAGGCCGCCGCCCGTGGTCCCCATTCCGCGCCGCCCGACGGCCATCCCCGCTCCCGGCACCTCGCCATCGGCGACCCGCAGGCGGACATCACCCGCTTCTTCGCCCTGCTCGACCGCCACGGTCTGCTCGGCTCGGATGGAAGGCTCCTCCCCGAGGTCCAGCTCGTCTCGGTGGGAGACCACTTCGACTGGGGCAAGGCCCACGAGCGCGACGCCGTGGCCACCAGCGCCTCGAGGCTCGTCGCCTGGATGGCCTCGCACCCGGCGGACCAGGCGGTGCTGCTGCTGGGCAACCATGACCTGGGCCGCGTGGGCGAGCTGTCCGGCTTCACCGACGCGCGCTTCGCCGCCGCCCAGGTGGAGGCGGATCTCATCTACCAGGGCGACCACACCGACGAGGCCCGGGAGCGCGACTTCCTCTCGCGCTACCCCGAGGTGCCCAACGTGGAGCTGGTGGCCCGCGACTTCGGTACCTTCCGCGAGGTGCAGCGCGACTGGGTGGCGTACCTGCTGCGCGCCGGGCGCTTCCGGGTGGCCCACGCCGCGGCGGACGACCTGCTCGTCCTGCATGCCGGCGTCACGCGGGAGGACCTCCTCACCGCTGGAATGCCCGAGTCCCTCCAGGCCCGCGCTCCCGCGGTGGCCGACACGCTCAACCGGGTGCTCGACACCGCGGTAGCCGCCTGGAAGCAGGGCCCCTTCTCCATTCCCGGTCTGTACCAGCCCGGCAGCGCCACGTATGGCGAGGGCCGGGGCATCTTCTATCAGCGCCCCAGCCTGCAACCCGAGGACGCCGCCCACCGCGTCGCCACGCCGCGCCGCCGGTTCGATCCGCATCGGCTGCCGCCCGGTCTCGTCCAGGTGGTGGGCCACACGCGCGACAAGCGCAGCCGCGAGCTGCTCTCGCTGCCCCTCGAGGAGATGCGCGACGGCGTGCTACGCCACCTCGTCACCAACGGCACCTCCCTCCACTACCGCCCCGGTACGCCGCCTCCGACCGGCCCCGGCGAGGCGGTGCTCGTCTTCACCGACGGCGGCATGCGCGAGTCTCCGTTGGAGCTGTTCGAGCTCTTCGACCTCGACACCCGCGCACCCGCACGGCCGCACGAGGCAACACACCAGGGAGGACAGGGATGA
- a CDS encoding putative metal-binding motif-containing protein codes for MRRAWVFVCLVLLAACSNKVKESAVALTITYPKPAGYVPACIRVTALDATAENLKSSELIDSETLTRHAEDRTLVLAVYRERGWSEQLQIEVSSYSTEKCEGQAIETRRLAAAVALPEKGAVPAGIVLKAQDADQDRHPATSLEDKAINGTDCNDGKANVYPGAQAVCDGSGVLNVDFNCDGKSDCNGSSCAGTADCGSGFCVAGVCCESACNTPPQCHGAAVCGGGKCSYKVDSTLSCDDGNACTTSDRCSAQGTCAGTQKTCNGPTDQCRENTGTCNPASGACEYPPKPATATCDDGNKCTDSDKCNGSGMCAGTAKVCNSPTGQCYESTGTCNPSSGTCGYAPKPTTADCNDGNACTLVDKCNGSGSCVGSANKTCNTPTGQCYENTGTCNNTTGECSYPAKPTTVDCNDGNACTLVDKCNGNGSCVGSANKTCNTPTGQCYENTGTCDPSSGTCNYPPKPTTTTCDDGQPCSKDDRCNGAGGCAGTDYTCAPPNACQMPGNACSGNGGCLYVADASKNGAACTWNTTTGQPGTCVPSTEGKCSLFPYAPSNFDPDALTATEVTELKEVRVSCNVTLNTSGSGPFVFTPTGTCATPPVTALAKTLTPSGGGPEVLVLYMKRLDIDYGVMVTVQGTRPVIFAIYDQAYIHGSILANATKTDPGAGGNAATCGARVGGNGSGSIEGRGGGGGGGFATAGAGGGAGDGGGTAGAAGSLLTSTLVPLIGGCPGGAGGDTLAGAGGAGGGAVQISVASLLSVDGTVSVSGGGGKGGGQDSNGGGGGGGGGSGGGILLEGKSLQVLDLARLTANGGAGGEGGFEAHNAGVDGSDGSTTQAAAASPGASTSPAGGDGGSGGALGAAPTSGSSGGNQGNDNGGGGGGGGAAGVIRLRAGWTSSCAISGAAVISPAATRVCP; via the coding sequence ATGCGTCGCGCATGGGTATTCGTTTGCCTCGTCCTGCTGGCCGCTTGTTCGAACAAGGTGAAGGAGAGTGCGGTCGCGCTCACCATCACGTATCCGAAGCCGGCGGGGTATGTCCCTGCATGTATCCGGGTGACCGCCCTGGATGCCACGGCGGAGAACCTCAAGAGTTCCGAGCTGATCGACTCGGAAACGCTGACCAGGCACGCTGAAGACCGGACACTGGTCCTCGCGGTGTATCGCGAGAGGGGGTGGAGCGAGCAGCTCCAGATCGAGGTGTCCTCCTACTCCACGGAGAAGTGTGAGGGGCAGGCCATCGAGACGCGCCGCCTCGCCGCGGCGGTGGCGCTGCCCGAGAAGGGCGCCGTTCCAGCGGGAATCGTGCTCAAGGCCCAGGACGCGGACCAGGACCGCCATCCCGCCACCTCGCTGGAAGACAAGGCCATCAACGGTACGGACTGCAACGACGGCAAGGCCAACGTGTACCCCGGTGCTCAGGCCGTATGCGATGGGTCGGGAGTCCTCAATGTCGACTTCAACTGTGACGGGAAGTCGGACTGCAACGGTTCGAGCTGTGCGGGCACTGCGGACTGTGGCTCGGGCTTCTGTGTGGCAGGGGTCTGCTGCGAAAGCGCGTGCAACACCCCGCCGCAGTGTCACGGCGCGGCGGTCTGCGGCGGGGGAAAGTGTTCCTATAAAGTCGACAGCACCCTGAGCTGTGATGACGGAAACGCGTGCACCACCAGCGACAGGTGCAGCGCGCAGGGAACGTGTGCGGGCACACAGAAGACGTGCAACGGCCCGACGGACCAGTGCCGCGAGAACACGGGCACCTGCAATCCCGCGTCGGGCGCGTGCGAATACCCTCCCAAGCCCGCGACGGCGACCTGCGACGACGGCAACAAGTGCACCGATTCGGACAAGTGCAACGGCAGCGGGATGTGCGCGGGCACGGCCAAGGTGTGCAACAGCCCGACGGGTCAGTGCTACGAGAGTACGGGCACCTGTAATCCCTCTTCGGGAACGTGCGGCTATGCCCCCAAGCCCACGACGGCGGATTGCAATGACGGGAATGCCTGCACGCTCGTCGACAAGTGCAACGGCAGCGGGTCATGCGTGGGTTCGGCCAACAAGACGTGCAACACGCCGACGGGCCAGTGCTACGAGAACACGGGTACCTGCAACAACACGACAGGCGAGTGTTCCTACCCCGCCAAGCCCACGACGGTGGATTGCAATGACGGGAATGCCTGCACGCTCGTCGACAAGTGCAACGGCAACGGGTCATGCGTGGGTTCGGCCAACAAGACGTGCAACACGCCGACGGGCCAGTGCTACGAGAACACGGGCACCTGCGATCCCTCCTCGGGGACGTGTAACTACCCGCCCAAGCCCACCACGACGACCTGTGATGACGGCCAGCCCTGCTCCAAGGATGACCGGTGCAATGGGGCCGGTGGATGCGCCGGCACTGATTACACCTGCGCGCCGCCCAACGCGTGCCAGATGCCGGGCAATGCCTGCTCGGGCAATGGTGGCTGCCTCTACGTAGCGGACGCCTCGAAGAACGGGGCGGCTTGCACCTGGAACACGACCACGGGTCAGCCGGGCACGTGCGTGCCGAGCACCGAAGGAAAGTGCAGCCTCTTCCCGTATGCACCCAGCAACTTCGACCCGGATGCGCTCACGGCCACGGAGGTGACGGAGCTCAAGGAGGTTCGTGTGTCGTGTAACGTCACACTCAATACCTCGGGCTCGGGCCCCTTCGTCTTCACACCGACGGGGACTTGCGCGACGCCTCCCGTGACTGCGCTGGCCAAGACCCTCACGCCGTCTGGAGGTGGACCAGAGGTTCTGGTCCTCTACATGAAGCGCCTCGATATCGATTATGGCGTGATGGTGACCGTGCAGGGCACCCGGCCCGTCATTTTCGCCATCTACGACCAGGCCTACATCCATGGCTCCATCCTGGCGAATGCCACCAAGACAGACCCAGGTGCGGGAGGGAACGCCGCGACGTGTGGTGCTCGGGTTGGCGGAAATGGTTCGGGCAGCATTGAGGGCCGCGGTGGAGGGGGTGGTGGTGGCTTCGCGACCGCGGGCGCGGGTGGTGGTGCGGGGGATGGCGGTGGAACCGCGGGGGCGGCTGGCTCCTTGCTGACGAGCACGCTGGTGCCGCTGATCGGTGGTTGTCCGGGTGGCGCGGGGGGAGACACCTTGGCGGGAGCGGGTGGAGCGGGAGGTGGCGCCGTGCAGATCTCCGTGGCGAGCCTGCTGAGCGTGGATGGCACCGTGTCCGTCAGTGGAGGGGGCGGCAAGGGAGGCGGTCAGGACAGCAACGGCGGAGGTGGAGGTGGAGGCGGAGGCAGTGGTGGCGGGATTCTGCTGGAGGGTAAGTCGTTGCAGGTTCTCGACCTGGCCCGTCTGACGGCCAACGGAGGAGCCGGTGGCGAGGGCGGGTTCGAGGCCCACAACGCGGGCGTGGATGGTTCGGATGGCTCGACCACCCAGGCGGCCGCGGCCTCGCCGGGCGCGAGTACGTCACCGGCAGGGGGCGACGGTGGCTCGGGTGGAGCGTTGGGGGCTGCTCCTACTTCGGGCTCTTCCGGTGGAAATCAAGGTAACGATAATGGCGGCGGTGGCGGCGGTGGTGGCGCCGCGGGTGTCATCCGGCTGCGCGCTGGATGGACGTCGTCCTGCGCCATCTCCGGGGCTGCCGTCATCAGCCCGGCGGCCACCCGGGTGTGCCCGTAA
- a CDS encoding carboxypeptidase-like regulatory domain-containing protein, with product MRPMRSLLRLSLLSLGVLSACTLRPYYRQVVPPDVARLKPQQAQGMKDVTMRVVDPSTGQPIPGARVLLDSSRGRVIATSDANGLIQLPVAPHLLADNPLVEVSLPKGVRSYSLQVVNPEPEPAQQPATEPEAPRPPQG from the coding sequence ATGCGTCCGATGCGTTCCCTGTTGCGGCTCTCCCTGCTGTCCCTCGGTGTGCTGTCGGCCTGTACGTTGCGCCCGTACTACCGGCAGGTGGTGCCGCCCGACGTGGCCCGGCTGAAACCGCAGCAGGCCCAGGGGATGAAGGACGTGACGATGCGCGTGGTGGATCCATCCACGGGCCAGCCCATCCCGGGAGCGCGGGTGCTGCTCGATTCGAGCCGGGGTCGCGTCATCGCGACGAGTGACGCGAACGGCCTCATCCAACTGCCGGTGGCGCCGCACCTGCTGGCGGACAATCCGCTGGTGGAGGTGTCGTTGCCCAAGGGCGTGCGGAGCTACTCCCTCCAGGTGGTGAATCCGGAGCCCGAGCCCGCGCAACAGCCCGCGACCGAGCCCGAGGCGCCGCGGCCGCCCCAGGGTTGA
- a CDS encoding dienelactone hydrolase family protein: MTEQAKLTSADGTELPGYLTRAQGGTNRGAVVVIHEWWGLTEQLRGVADRLAREGFTVFAPDLYRGRVTKDAAEAEKLMGAMDRRQAVQDISRAVEALRRHAPGTKVAVLGFCMGGALTLAAAAHDGQVAAAVPFYGIPPEEAADVTKIRCPVLGHYANIDDWCSPDRVDALEKKLKGAGVPAEIHRYDAGHAFFNEKRPEVYSPQNAELAWKRTVEFLRAKLG, encoded by the coding sequence ATGACGGAGCAGGCGAAGCTGACCTCGGCCGATGGAACGGAACTTCCGGGCTACCTGACGCGGGCCCAGGGCGGCACGAATCGCGGAGCGGTGGTCGTCATCCACGAGTGGTGGGGCCTCACGGAGCAGCTACGCGGCGTGGCGGACCGCTTGGCGCGCGAGGGCTTCACCGTGTTCGCACCAGACCTCTACCGGGGCCGGGTGACGAAGGACGCGGCCGAGGCCGAGAAGCTGATGGGCGCGATGGACCGCCGGCAGGCCGTGCAGGACATCTCGCGCGCCGTGGAGGCGCTGCGGCGGCACGCGCCGGGCACGAAGGTGGCGGTGCTGGGCTTCTGCATGGGCGGAGCGCTCACGCTGGCGGCCGCGGCCCATGACGGACAAGTCGCCGCCGCCGTGCCCTTCTACGGGATTCCTCCCGAGGAGGCGGCGGACGTGACGAAGATCCGCTGCCCGGTGCTGGGGCACTACGCGAACATCGATGACTGGTGCTCCCCGGACCGGGTGGACGCGCTGGAGAAGAAGCTGAAGGGCGCGGGCGTGCCGGCGGAGATTCACCGCTACGACGCGGGCCACGCCTTCTTCAACGAGAAGCGGCCCGAGGTGTACTCGCCCCAGAACGCCGAGCTCGCGTGGAAGCGCACGGTGGAGTTCCTCCGCGCGAAGCTCGGCTGA
- a CDS encoding MBL fold metallo-hydrolase, which yields MKKVFLSALLLPGLALAQPQDFSKVQVKSIPVAGNVHMLEGAGGNIGVSVGPDGVLIVDDQFAPLVPKIRAAFSKLAKSQGKGAKASLEYVLNTHWHFDHTGSNAEFGHEGRIVAHSHVRTRLINGLESATLGMKIPPAPKEALPVITYDQGLSIFFNGEEIQVTHLPSGHTDGDSMVYFTGSNVLHMGDQFTVDKYPFIDLESGGSLEGYLRNVERVLQTLPAGVKIIPGHGALSGREQLETFAEMLRETVSLVKGKIAAGKTIDQVKAEGMPEKYKTWGDAFIKPDMWLTIAYRSLSGQKPEPAKK from the coding sequence ATGAAGAAGGTCTTCCTCTCCGCGCTGCTGCTGCCCGGCCTGGCGCTGGCCCAGCCGCAAGATTTTTCGAAGGTGCAGGTGAAGTCCATCCCGGTGGCGGGCAACGTGCACATGCTCGAGGGCGCGGGGGGCAACATCGGCGTCTCCGTGGGCCCGGATGGAGTGCTCATCGTGGATGACCAGTTCGCGCCGCTGGTGCCGAAGATTCGCGCGGCGTTCAGCAAGCTGGCCAAGAGCCAGGGCAAGGGCGCCAAGGCGTCGCTGGAGTACGTGCTCAACACGCACTGGCATTTCGACCACACGGGCAGCAACGCGGAGTTCGGTCACGAGGGCCGCATCGTGGCGCACTCGCACGTGCGCACGCGGCTGATCAACGGTCTCGAGAGCGCGACGCTCGGGATGAAGATTCCCCCCGCGCCCAAGGAGGCGCTGCCGGTCATCACCTACGACCAGGGGCTCTCCATCTTCTTCAATGGCGAGGAGATCCAGGTGACGCACCTGCCCTCGGGCCACACGGATGGCGACAGCATGGTGTACTTCACCGGCTCCAACGTGCTGCACATGGGGGACCAGTTCACCGTGGACAAGTACCCCTTCATCGACCTGGAGAGCGGAGGCTCGCTGGAGGGCTACCTGCGCAACGTGGAGCGCGTGCTCCAGACGTTGCCCGCGGGGGTGAAGATCATCCCGGGCCACGGTGCGCTCTCGGGGCGTGAGCAGCTCGAGACCTTCGCGGAGATGCTGCGCGAGACGGTGTCGCTGGTGAAGGGGAAGATCGCCGCGGGGAAGACGATCGACCAAGTGAAGGCCGAGGGGATGCCCGAGAAGTACAAGACCTGGGGCGATGCCTTCATCAAGCCGGACATGTGGCTGACGATTGCCTACCGGAGCTTGAGCGGGCAGAAGCCGGAGCCGGCGAAGAAGTAG